From the Ostrinia nubilalis chromosome 8, ilOstNubi1.1, whole genome shotgun sequence genome, one window contains:
- the LOC135074299 gene encoding uncharacterized protein LOC135074299 yields the protein MVSFDVESLFTNVPLKDCLEVIKDRLFDNELPDEYIVLLQNCLDGNYLLYRGQYYLQIDGVAMGSPVAPVIANIWMEHFEQKALASGPGIVKFWKRYVDDIFCIINGNQTEVEQYLQHLNSVHPKVKFTYEMERNRSMAFLDVLVTVRPDGALAHSVYRKPTHTDRYLHASSHHHPRHLQAVISSLVNRAYNLCDPEHVEGELKHVKEVLRRNGYSATTRQMEKRLKRDKQPMVSREPAFLPYVKGVTDKIGTVLNKYSIKTVYSPLSKVTKEIRSPKDNIPLQTPGVYKIDCSCGSSYIGQTKRSIAERVKEHIAAVKNRQTCKSAIAEHLLTSDVNHWMELHDPKILSTDRHYHQGSGAEAAYRKMQRGTSTHKVD from the coding sequence ATGGTAAGTTTCGATGTCGAGTCACTGTTTACCAATGTGCCACTGAAGGATTGCCTGGAAGTCATCAAGGACAGATTGTTTGACAATGAGCTGCCCGATGAATATATTGTCCTTTTGCAAAACTGTTTGGACGGAAACTATCTCTTGTATCGAGGCCAATATTACCTCCAGATTGATGGCGTTGCTATGGGAAGTCCTGTAGCACCAGTGATTGCCAACATTTGGATGGAACATTTCGAACAAAAAGCGTTAGCGAGCGGCCCCGGTATTGTTAAGTTCTGGAAGAGATATGTTGATGATATATTTTGCATCATAAACGGAAACCAAACAGAAGTGGAACAATATCTACAGCACTTAAATTCTGTTCATCCAAAGGTTAAGTTCACGTATGAAATGGAGAGGAACAGATCCATGGCTTTCCTTGATGTTCTTGTGACAGTGAGACCGGATGGGGCTTTGGCCCACTCTGTTTACCGGAAACCGACTCACACAGACAGATATCTGCACGCCTCTTCTCATCACCATCCCCGTCATCTTCAAGCAGTTATTTCCTCATTGGTTAATAGGGCATATAACCTATGCGACCCTGAACATGTGGAAGGGGAACTAAAACATGTGAAGGAGGTACTAAGAAGGAATGGCTACAGTGCTACCACAAGACAAATGGAGAAGAGACTCAAGAGGGATAAGCAACCAATGGTGAGCAGGGAACCAGCTTTCCTTCCGTACGTGAAAGGGGTAACGGATAAAATTGGAACAGTACTCAACAAATACTCCATTAAGACTGTATATAGCCCGTTGTCAAAAGTAACGAAGGAAATTCGCTCGCCAAAGGATAATATACCTCTTCAGACGCCGGGTGTCTATAAGATCGATTGCAGCTGTGGTAGTTCTTATATAGGACAAACTAAGCGGTCTATAGCTGAAAGAGTCAAAGAACACATAGCGGCTGTAAAGAACCGACAGACGTGCAAATCTGCGATAGCTGAACATCTGTTAACTTCGGACGTTAATCACTGGATGGAACTTCATGACCCGAAAATCCTCTCAACTGATAGGCATTACCAT
- the LOC135074298 gene encoding uncharacterized protein LOC135074298: MNFALTPKRIPYESIICGVEETIIRNKVPPTDADILRQDIAVILRKSRLPKSNVTAEERQALKDLRQNQDILVLKADKGNATVIMNTEDYASKIGNMLADTTVYKPVSYNPTARVTRRIRALIQEHRELFAEDVYTYLHKAKNVQPPKLYGLPKIHKSNVPLRPIVSQIDSPTYKLAKHVAGVLQPLVGKTSSYVKDSTHFIELIKNISVEPGDIMVSFDVESLFTNVPLKDCLEVIKDRLFDNELPDEYIVLLQNCLDGNYLLYRGQYYLQIDGVAMGSPVAPVIANIWMEHFEQKALASGPGIVKFWKRYVDDIFCIINGNQTEVEQYLQHLNSVHPKVKFTYEMERNRSMAFLDVLVTVRPDGALAHSVYRKPTHTDRYLHASSHHHPRHLQAVISSLVNRAYNLCDPEHVEGELKHVKEVLRRNGYSATTRQMEKRLKRDKQPMVSREPAFLPYVKGVTDKIGTVLNKYSIKTVYSPLSKVTKEIRSPKDNIPLQTPGVYKIDCSCGSSYIGQTKRSIAERVKEHIAAVKNRQTCKSAIAEHLLTSDVNHWMELHDPKILSTDRHYHKLNPISTICLNQFMYALPRDSSSPR, encoded by the coding sequence ATGAATTTTGCTTTAACTCCTAAGAGAATACCGTATGAGAGCATAATCTGTGGCGTAGAGGAGACTATTATCCGCAATAAAGTTCCGCCAACGGATGCTGACATTTTAAGGCAGGATATAGCAGTGATTTTGCGAAAGTCTAGGCTCCCGAAAAGTAACGTAACTGCAGAAGAGCGCCAAGCACTTAAAGACCTGCGACAGAACCAGGATATACTCGTTCTGAAAGCTGACAAAGGCAACGCCACTGTAATTATGAATACTGAGGACTATGCCAGTAAAATTGGAAATATGCTAGCTGACACGACAGTATACAAACCAGTGTCATACAACCCTACTGCCAGAGTGACACGACGCATTCGCGCCCTCATCCAGGAGCACCGAGAGCTATTTGCAGAAGACGTGTATACATACTTGCATAAAGCAAAAAACGTACAGCCACCAAAACTATATGGTCTGCCTAAAATACACAAGAGCAACGTTCCACTTAGGCCGATCGTGAGTCAGATAGATTCACCTACATATAAGTTGGCAAAACATGTTGCTGGAGTGTTGCAGCCATTAGTTGGGAAGACATCGTCCTACGTAAAAGACTCGACGCATTTTATTGAGCTTATCAAGAATATCTCAGTGGAGCCGGGTGACATAATGGTAAGTTTCGATGTCGAGTCACTGTTTACCAATGTGCCACTGAAGGATTGCCTGGAAGTCATCAAGGACAGATTGTTTGACAATGAGCTGCCCGATGAATATATTGTCCTTTTGCAAAACTGTTTGGACGGAAACTATCTCTTGTATCGAGGCCAATATTACCTCCAGATTGATGGCGTTGCTATGGGAAGTCCTGTAGCACCAGTGATTGCCAACATTTGGATGGAACATTTCGAACAAAAAGCGTTAGCGAGCGGCCCCGGTATTGTTAAGTTCTGGAAGAGATATGTTGATGATATATTTTGCATCATAAACGGAAACCAAACAGAAGTGGAACAATATCTACAGCACTTAAATTCTGTTCATCCAAAGGTTAAGTTCACGTATGAAATGGAGAGGAACAGATCCATGGCTTTCCTTGATGTTCTTGTGACAGTGAGACCGGATGGGGCTTTGGCCCACTCTGTTTACCGGAAACCGACTCACACAGACAGATATCTGCACGCCTCTTCTCATCACCATCCCCGTCATCTTCAAGCAGTTATTTCCTCATTGGTTAATAGGGCATATAACCTATGCGACCCTGAACATGTGGAAGGGGAACTAAAACATGTGAAGGAGGTACTAAGAAGGAATGGCTACAGTGCTACCACAAGACAAATGGAGAAGAGACTCAAGAGGGATAAGCAACCAATGGTGAGCAGGGAACCAGCTTTCCTTCCGTACGTGAAAGGGGTAACGGATAAAATTGGAACAGTACTCAACAAATACTCCATTAAGACTGTATATAGCCCGTTGTCAAAAGTAACGAAGGAAATTCGCTCGCCAAAGGATAATATACCTCTTCAGACGCCGGGTGTCTATAAGATCGATTGCAGCTGTGGTAGTTCTTATATAGGACAAACTAAGCGGTCTATAGCTGAAAGAGTCAAAGAACACATAGCGGCTGTAAAGAACCGACAGACGTGCAAATCTGCGATAGCTGAACATCTGTTAACTTCGGACGTTAATCACTGGATGGAACTTCATGACCCGAAAATCCTCTCAACTGATAGGCATTACCAT